aaataattaggtAATTTTATAGGACGttttaatatgttttaatatGTTATCTAATCTATGATATACATTTGGATTTAGCTCATATAAATggaatttaaaatattcatacaAACATTGAATCGTAAAAAATAGTTGGTATACATCAGGTACAGCATGTAATCTTCTACTACGAACAAAATCTAAATGAGTAagaatatcaaaattatgTGATTCTCCAAGAGTATCTAATATATGAGTAAAAAGAGCAAAAGTTCCTGTTCTACCGATTCCATTAATACAGTGCACAATAGTAGGTCTTTTGGGTTCTTGATATTGCAAGAAAGTATTGTAAACATTAACAACTACTTTTGGATTAGTTAAAagaactaaaaaaaaatatataaaataaaaaaaaggaattTGTTTATCATACCTGACTTATACCATGTGTTAACTAATACATGAACAAAACTTCTTGAAGGTAAAAATTTAGTTGAAATGttacaaaaagaaattttaaaaccaGTTTCTTTATCAATTTCAACATTAGTTATCTCAATAGCAAATTCATcagattttaattttgaatctttatttgatattatatatgaaCCAAACTTTTTACTTGATAATTCATCATAAGCTGTTATATCTATAATAAGAGATACATTATGACAATATATTAATTCTAACATTTCATCACAAACATCTTTATGAGGActctaaaaaaaagtaataaaaagttaatttagtttgataaaaatacCTGAGTCATAATAATTTGTCTTTCTACATtgtttttacatttatatgtCATTAAATTAGCATTAACGTATCCATCTAAATTGTTATCTTTAATTTCTAAATTAGCATAGTCAATTATAAATTCATCTTGACAAggaatatcattaaaattattttttaaacaattatgCTTATCATTTAATGTTTCATAAAATCTTGAAcataatttcattaaaacatctttattataaaatcttATACTGCTTGATTTATGGAACATTTCTAAGACTCGACCAACAGATAAATCACAAGCAAATTCTAAAAAAGGTATAACGTTATCTTCAAATTTTGCTTTATTTTGTTCTCTTCTACTACGATAAATATCGAAAgcataattaattttttcataagctgacttatcaataaaatatctttcaatatataataactCATAAATACctttcataataatattgtaatcACCAATACCTATATAACCTCCAGGAATCATTTCTCTAAttagttttataataatcattggattattaaaatttggattattagtaatttcttcataaatatataggAAATAAATAACTGATGAAACTCTAGTACATATAGCATTTTCTGaatgaattaaaatattactgtTTTCAGGTAGATTTCTCATGATATCATAGACTTCAATTATACATTTATCTGTATAAGGAAGTTTATAAGGTTTCCAAtggtaaatataatatattgataTAGATTTAATAGTATTGCCTTTAATCATtgtatattgaaaaatataatattccgtcaaaaatttatcacaatctattttttcaacaataatatctttaaaaacctctttcttttttggaaaataatataaaaaagcaTCATGAAATTCATTTTCTTCAGATGACAAGATGGCAAAAATAGTTGTTATACTTTTATCAAACAACATTTGCCAAAAATCggtataacaattttttggatactaaatattaataatagatatcattaaaaattgtaactTACATCGGAAACATTTAAAGAAAACTTAATATAAGGGTTGggtaaattatatatatcaaacTCATATTTCTTTTCATTTGACATAGGAagagttttatttttataaccatcaaaacaatttacaaaaaaaatttcatcacCAAATTTTTGACATTCTAATTTTGGATGTAAAAATTCTGTTggaatatattttgattccAACGCCACTGAACCATATTCTGAGAAAGCTGccttttcaaatttttttttccattcaAATATATGAGGATATTTAAGTTTTAGATTTATTGTCTCTATTAtgtcttttattaaaacaatataaagtattttttttagtacaaGTGctactaaaattattaaaataagaaaactaattaaatagcttatattaaacaaaataattttcatctTAGTTATATGTcttacattatttattattgttgataatcttctattaataaatgctggagatttaaaaataataaaccaTGAAGAATCTAAGTACATTTTAACATTTGTAAATCCTatgttatcattattttctaaCTCTTTCATATGTTTTGGTATGATATCAGTCATATTTGTAGTATTTTCTTCCAAAAATGGTTTAATATTTGATGTATTTAATCCATCTATTATTTcataattgaaaatataaatatacaaaataatactttctatatatattttcattatcaattcaaaatatttttaccaaaaataacaattatcCTTAAATTAATTgcttttaaagataaatttttgaatattttattagaaatttatatatttttaaattcataaaattttttaattattgtaaGATCAAATTTCATCATTAAATAGTAACAAGTTTTACAAATATCTTCATCACATGTACAGTAAATTTCactaattttacaaatattttctttatttactTCATTTATGTCAATTAAAGCATTACCAATATTATTAgcattaaaaaagtttacaaaattttctctttcatttttaattttttctatcagttgattaaaaattttaaaattaattttaagatCAAGTTTTAAAATGTTCTCCTTAATATTGTTGATCTCTTCATTTGTATAAACATTCATTGATATTACATCTTCGATTTCTTTTTCTACATCaagttttctttttattaacagATCATAGACTAATTCAATATTAGCTGCATTAATGAAATTATGATTCAAGGATAATGTCAAATCCtgtaaaatgaataaaaattaaaagttagcTTACCATATTATGAACCTGATGCCACATACCACTAGGAACAAAAATTACCTCACCAGGATTTTGTGTAACTTCAAAAACACCACTTTCTTTCCAAATATCTTTTCTTTCTcttatatcattaatatagttattattaccacattttttatctaaaaaatacttttcaTTTCCTATTGGAACAAAAtaccaaattttttttccaactATATTAGCTGACCAACTGTATGAACCCATAACATCACAATGAAATTTTGTCCATGTCCCTTCTGGaccaaaatataaaaatctaTAATCTTCACCAAAAGgattatttttagatgaaGTTGTCCATTCTTCATTATTTATCCAATCaaactttaaaattgaaaacaATTCATAAACTTGAGGCAACCCATTATTATGacataaattttgaaaatgcCAATCTTTTAAgtaacctttttttttattaaaaatgtatttttcaATGTACTCTCTGAATGTCATTTCTTCACATTGTGATGTATTTTCATCAACGATAACTGGACATTTAAATGTTTCatacatatttaaaagataatctAAATTTAAACTCCCATCACTTTTTAACCataattcatttattttccataattttgtaaaagaGTTTTCAAAAAGACAAGGCTTATTTTGAagcatatattttttaaacagttttaaagttttatttttatctactAATTTGATTCTTTccatctataaaaaaaactgatTGTtaggaaaaatattttgaaatgaAAACGAGTTTcgaaacattatttaaatattgtaaaatgtACAGGTAGCTTTCTGAGATATTATTTCTATCTAATACAATTCATTAATATGAATTTTCCATTCAAGAccatgaaatattttttgtacccataaaatataagattaaatatattcataaacaataacaaaaaaatacacATGAAAAttaacttctttttttaaaattttaataatgaagcttatttttttgttgttttttgaaaattataatttgacACTTACTTTTgtagtaataatatataataaaagtttgttttttttgtcaaatatttataatagatatatatttgattatatcaaaaatacaaataatttaatctCTAGAATATGAAAAAAGTCTATCAACATTTCcaaatgtttcttttttttgtattattaaaattattactaattAGATATAAACAAGTATTTTATGTTCGACAAATTCAAatcatattttaacaaaataaaatatcttaaataCAAACAgtaaaacttattttttgcCATCACCAAGATCTTCAATGTCATCGTCAGTTATGTGAGGCCATTTTGCTGGAATAACATCAAACAACTCATCTGTAACATCTCCTTGAATAACAATTTCATCAGGTCCTGTTACACTACTACCACAAGCaaattttgaagaaaaaaacttTGCTGCAACTTTTAAGTCAACTTTATGTGTACTGAGattttttacaattgttgtatatttattttttcctcTTGAAGCCCGTTGAAGTGTTATAGTTTGTGGTTCTTCAAATGCTACTTTTCCTTTGGTTCCCCTTCCTCCACGTGTTTGATGTTTAGTTTCTTCTTGTACATCATTATCTGTTATTATAATTCCATCTACACTTTCTGTTACTTCCTGAGTTGATCTTGTTGCACATTTTTTTCCACTATATTCACAATACTCCAAAGGCATTGTACattctaaaaaaagtaattataataaaaattataaaatttacctGAACAATAAACTACTTTCAAAGGAtatgttacttttttttcttctatctcagccatattaattttaaaaaaattctaaacagatagaaataataaagttttatgtagtaataaaattgagACCGCGACTTTTTTTATTGCGAAAAattcatataatatattagtGACTATATGATTGTTTCAATTAcgattaataaattattaaaattattatataaaaaaataaattaaataaatttttattacatgtaaggaaaattatatttatttaaaattaaagtttgTGTATCTTTATCATCTTCACATTccattaatttaatatcacTACCTATTGTGGTGCCTTCAAAGTCAATACAAAgtccattttttttagatctaattttatttccaatcaattcaaatttttcatttttagttGATTTTCTACATCGAGACATTATAAGATAAGTGATACCATTTTCTGTGGAACTATTAATACAACATTCTTCTCTTCTAAGtatattatcaaaagttAAACCAAAAAGTTCTGTATTAGCATTATTTTGACAGGGATAAACTCCTACTTTTTTATATGCCTCTTCAGGTCTTTGTAAAGTATCAAGGCAAAATccagtttttttattagaaatacttccataaaataatgaatgtTCATGTGGTACATATTGTTCTGGTATGACATTTTGTAAATACCATTTGAAAGATTTACACTTTAATCTTTTTCTTAATTCATGTCTTTCAGATAAATCTCCAACATCTTTATATCTTAAATCTGTCCGATGACTGTAATAATATTCCTTATATTCATCCATCCATACTTCAGCAAGTCTTTTAGAATTTGTTCCATGAacatctttattattatttcttccTGTCATATCATAAGGATGTCCACTTCTAAAAATATGCCCTACATGTGAACAACCAAGAAATTCAATTGAACCACCACACATCCATGTTCTAAAAgatatttctaaattttcaCCACCCCATATATCCATACCAGGATCATAACTAccaatttcaaaaaaatattctctGTTTGCTGCTAACAAACCACCAGCCATTGTTGGACTAGGAATAGGATCAGTACCtgattttaatgtttttttaactcTATCAGAAATAGGATCCCAGGTAAAATGAAGTGACCATCTAAAACCACCAACACTAGCTAATCCACTACTACCACTATAAGCCATATTCTCAGCTGAAATATAATCAATAGTTGGACATACAATAGCTTTTCTATTTTGAGATATCCTCTCAACAATTGGTTCTAACCATCCAGTATTAGCTTCACAATGAGAATCAAGAAATACAACAACCTCTCCTGTTGCATGTTTGGCTCCAGCAATTTTTGCTCTAATTAATCCCATTCTTTCAGTTGctctaaataatttaacaatacCATTAAATcttct
This Strongyloides ratti genome assembly S_ratti_ED321, chromosome : 2 DNA region includes the following protein-coding sequences:
- a CDS encoding Polypeptide N-acetylgalactosaminyltransferase 1 encodes the protein MLDQKSAWSPLLRTVHSVYNRSPSKLLHEIILYDDFSKRDELKEKLEKYIRRFNGIVKLFRATERMGLIRAKIAGAKHATGEVVVFLDSHCEANTGWLEPIVERISQNRKAIVCPTIDYISAENMAYSGSSGLASVGGFRWSLHFTWDPISDRVKKTLKSGTDPIPSPTMAGGLLAANREYFFEIGSYDPGMDIWGGENLEISFRTWMCGGSIEFLGCSHVGHIFRSGHPYDMTGRNNNKDVHGTNSKRLAEVWMDEYKEYYYSHRTDLRYKDVGDLSERHELRKRLKCKSFKWYLQNVIPEQYVPHEHSLFYGSISNKKTGFCLDTLQRPEEAYKKVGVYPCQNNANTELFGLTFDNILRREECCINSSTENGITYLIMSRCRKSTKNEKFELIGNKIRSKKNGLCIDFEGTTIGSDIKLMECEDDKDTQTLILNKYNFPYM
- a CDS encoding JmjC domain-containing protein, encoding MLQNKPCLFENSFTKLWKINELWLKSDGSLNLDYLLNMYETFKCPVIVDENTSQCEEMTFREYIEKYIFNKKKGYLKDWHFQNLCHNNGLPQVYELFSILKFDWINNEEWTTSSKNNPFGEDYRFLYFGPEGTWTKFHCDVMGSYSWSANIVGKKIWYFVPIGNEKYFLDKKCGNNNYINDIRERKDIWKESGVFEVTQNPGEVIFVPSGMWHQDLTLSLNHNFINAANIELVYDLLIKRKLDVEKEIEDVISMNVYTNEEINNIKENILKLDLKINFKIFNQLIEKIKNERENFVNFFNANNIGNALIDINEVNKENICKISEIYCTCDEDIYGLNTSNIKPFLEENTTNMTDIIPKHMKELENNDNIGFTNVKMYLDSSWFIIFKSPAFINRRLSTIINN
- a CDS encoding Density-regulated protein, which translates into the protein MAEIEEKKVTYPLKVVYCSECTMPLEYCEYSGKKCATRSTQEVTESVDGIIITDNDVQEETKHQTRGGRGTKGKVAFEEPQTITLQRASRGKNKYTTIVKNLSTHKVDLKVAAKFFSSKFACGSSVTGPDEIVIQGDVTDELFDVIPAKWPHITDDDIEDLGDGKK
- a CDS encoding Protein-tyrosine phosphatase, receptor/non-receptor type domain and Protein-tyrosine/Dual specificity phosphatase domain and Protein-tyrosine phosphatase, catalytic domain-containing protein encodes the protein MSNEKKYEFDIYNLPNPYIKFSLNVSDYPKNCYTDFWQMLFDKSITTIFAILSSEENEFHDAFLYYFPKKKEVFKDIIVEKIDCDKFLTEYYIFQYTMIKGNTIKSISIYYIYHWKPYKLPYTDKCIIEVYDIMRNLPENSNILIHSENAICTRVSSVIYFLYIYEEITNNPNFNNPMIIIKLIREMIPGGYIGIGDYNIIMKGIYELLYIERYFIDKSAYEKINYAFDIYRSRREQNKAKFEDNVIPFLEFACDLSVGRVLEMFHKSSSIRFYNKDVLMKLCSRFYETLNDKHNCLKNNFNDIPCQDEFIIDYANLEIKDNNLDGYVNANLMTYKCKNNVERQIIMTQSPHKDVCDEMLELIYCHNVSLIIDITAYDELSSKKFGSYIISNKDSKLKSDEFAIEITNVEIDKETGFKISFCNISTKFLPSRSFVHVLVNTWYKSVLLTNPKVVVNVYNTFLQYQEPKRPTIVHCINGIGRTGTFALFTHILDTLGESHNFDILTHLDFVRSRRLHAVPDVYQLFFTIQCLYEYFKFHLYELNPNVYHRLDNILKHIKTSYKIT